GCTTAACCCAAATGTGACTTTCTAAAGAGGTTTGAAAAGGCAGCACTTAACTTTTAAAAGTGCTGCCTTTTTCTATTGTCAGTAGGTGTCACCTATTACTTTATGGCGCCCATTCTCTCGCTGTCCTTCATCTCTTACTTTAATTCATCGCGGATTTCTGCGAGTTCTTCCGGTGTGAATTCCAAGTGATTCCACAAAATCATATCATCATTTTTCGCATTCTTGTATCTTGGAATCAAATGCATATGGAAGTGAAATACGGTCTGTCCTGCCACTTCTCCGTTGTTCTGTAAAATGTTAAATCCATCACAATGAAGTACTTCCTTCATATGGGTTGCCAGTTTTTTCGCAAGTTTCATGGCTTTTGCAGCGACATCCTCATCAATCGTAAAAATATCTGCTACATGATTCTTTGGCAGAATCAGCGCATGTCCCTTGGATG
This genomic window from Roseburia sp. 831b contains:
- a CDS encoding HIT family protein, producing MRDENCIFCKIIAGEIPSNTIYEDDDFKVILDVSPASKGHALILPKNHVADIFTIDEDVAAKAMKLAKKLATHMKEVLHCDGFNILQNNGEVAGQTVFHFHMHLIPRYKNAKNDDMILWNHLEFTPEELAEIRDELK